ttattttaatccCAGGCTGCAAATTTCTCAGTGCCACTTTAGGATTTTTTGCTGCCCCAAACTCTCAGTGACCACCAGActggagggatgggatgtgcCCAAGCCTCTTGTTCTGGCATTTCAGGCAGCACAAGTGCAAAAGAAaatgggacactgggaggttttccagcagggaaatcTGAATTCCCTACGGACTGATGTGCTTGGAATGtccctaaaccccaaaataatgGAATCCCTCTGTAAAGCCTTGTACACTTCCTTATCACTCTCTTTTCTCTAAATAGATGCTTTTAGCCTGCATTTAAAGATTGCTTCTAGTGCCAAAAAGCACATTTAACAATGAACAGTGGGAGCAAACCCTATTTCCTATTTAATTCCTGCTCAGCCATTCTCTTTTCCAAGGGGAGCTGGGAACAATGAATGCATAAAGGTATTACCCAGGAGGAAAATCTTTCCTAGACTTGTAATTTCCATTAAATACTCTTTTAATCTgtaacatttctcttttctttggaatgagctgcaaaaaaaaaatcctcctgcaATCTgagattactttttttctccctttctctttcatAAAGCCTTTCTCTTGGCTTTTCTTTATTCCCAATAATTGcagagcaataaaaattattatcaagACTAAGCAGAGCAGTTGTTTTCATCTCATCTTTATTCTGGGGTGAATGTGGAATTTATGGAACATTTGAGGAATTTATGGAACATTTGTGGAATTTATGGAACCTTTGTGGAATTTATGGAACCTTTGTGTAATTTATGGAACATTTGAGGAATTTATGGAACATCTGAGGAATTTATGGAACCTTTGTGGAATTTATGGAATCTTTGTGGAATTTATGGAACCTTTGAGGAATTTATGGAACCTTTGTGGAATTTACGGAACATTTGAGGAATTTATGGAACATTTATGGAATTCATGGAATATTTAGGGAAGCTGGCCCAaagcctttctttttaaatgcctATTTCCCTGATTTCCATAGGGAATGAATAGGAGAATACACTTGGAATGTGGGAATTGAATCACAGGaaggtttggcttggaagggagTTTAATCACCCAGgaacagggacatcttccactatcccagcctgccccaacctggccttgcacacttgcagagatggagcagccacagcttttctgggaagTGGGAATGCCCAGCTGATCAAtaactgagcagcagctgcagaactcAAGCTGGTGGCACTGACACCCCAGTAATGAGTTTGATGGTGTTTTCACAGAGTGCTAACCCCAATCCCCTGTCATTCCAGGTGCTCTGCATCCCCCCTGGAGCTGAAGATGGACGTGAGGAGGGTGAAGGACTACCTGTACTGGCTGTACTACCAGTACCAGCTGGTGACATGCAGCTAtgtgctggagccctgggagcagTCCATGTTCCACACCATCACTGTCACCGTGCTGGCCATGGTGGTGTACACAGCCTACGTCTTCGTGCCCATCCACGTCCGCCTGGCCTTGCAATTCTTCTCCCAGATTTTTGGCTCCCAGCCTGAGAGTGCAGTGCTGAACTGAGCTgggcccagcagggctcagcagcttTGTGAAATCAGCTTTGTGCTGAGGTTTGGCTCTTAGGAAAAGCCTGCTTGCTTCACCTGAGGGGGTCTGAGCGCAGCCCCTCATCCAGAAACgctctgggaatgggacacagcacctgcagcagcacaggatccAAGCAGCTCCCACTTCCAGTAGCCTCATCCAACCATCTCCACTCAGAGACACCCAAAGTTCTACCAGCACAGTGCACTGGCCAGGATAGAGGAGATAAAAAGTGAGGATCTGCAGCAGGATTGGAGAGATCATGGCTGGCTGGTGATGGACTGCCAGGCTTTAATGGGTTGGAAGAGAAAGCAACAGGGGGGTGAATTTAAATCCAGCTTTTTTCCTGCATCTGAGTTCAGATGgtctaaaatatttcctttttgaaaaGTTCCCCACCTCATCTTGCAGTTTAGTGAGGATGACAGGAAgaagcagccctgctctgtctcAGTGCCCTTCTGCCTTCTCAGATGAAAATCAAaatcttttcctgctgctcccactcaCCAAGGCAGCAAAGTGCAAATCAGCACCAGGGGAAGAGGATCCAGAGtgaaaatcatattttaataCCTGCAGGGAAGGCTTAAAGAGATCTCCTTTACAaagaaatttgatttatttccaTTGCCtgtgggaagggtttggaacaATGGgaggtttgtttgcttttcactCTACACAAATCAAACGTGGGTGCCAAATCATAAATTCCAGCTGCACACTGCACGTCTCCACCAGCTGATGCTCCTGTTAGTAGAAGTGAGAGATGCAAAATGTAAATAGCTTTCAAATGATGTTTGCACAGttctagatttaaaaaaaaacctcttcacTTCTTTCTCGAGCTGCAGTGGGCTCCTGCATGATTCAATGCACAAGTTTGTTTGGAAACGAAGACATGTGGTGAAGGTTGCCCAGATCTGAACATGTGTATGCAGTTTTTCCagcccaaaaaaataaaattttattcttcagaAACGACCTCTGGCTGCATGACTCAgctcttctgtgttttccacTCATTCATAAATATTCTGGATGTGTTGGGGTCAGGCTGGATTTTGTGGTGAAGGTTTTGGGGCAAGGTTTGAGAATCCTTTAAATGGATCTGGGGTCCAAAATTTCTCCTGTTTctggagggaaaaacaaaaaaaacaaaactctgaTCTGCTTCAAATGAAGGCATTTAGAAATACCTGAGCGTGCTGAGGCTCAGCTGAGAGAGCTCTGAGCTCCAACAGGAGCTGTCCTGACAGTTTATCACAGTTGGGAACCTGCAAATACGAGGTGCCGAGCTGAAATCACACTTGGAGTAATAACACAGAGCTGGAGGGGATGAAAAATGGCAAAACCTGTGACAATTCCTCTCAAAAGTGTCTGTAAAATAGACTAAAAGTTATAAACCCAACCTTGGAGGTGAGGTTTATACCAACTTAGCAAGTTGGTATAAATTCTATCTCCAAAGATTCTGCTCATCTAGATAAAATAATGAGTGCCTCATCAGCCCTGTtcccattaatttttaattccttaaaaacagaatttcttcccCACAACATCAAACTGAACTTTCAGAGCACAAGGAGAAGTTTTTTACAGGAATGCAAAGGTTGGAGCTCCTGTGTCCAGTAGCACACACCCGATGGAATATTGctctttaaacatttcatttggCAAACAGAACAGGGAGAGGGCTTTGTTCAGGATTCCCTCCCATCGTGGGGTCCATGCAAAGCACTTTTCTTCCTTATTGTGCCTTTGTTTGGCTCGGGGAGGTGCAGGAAGTGgcagggaaacagcagcaggtgCCATTTGGGAGGATTCTTTAAGTTTTAACTGAgtaaaaactcatttttttgtgtgaattCTTCAGCCTGCTTACTAAATTTTAAAGGATTTAGGCAAGAGGAAAGAAGCTGCTGAAAACAATCTCTGCTAAAACCCTTTTGAGATTTCCCCAGCCCTCTTCACTTCTCCTTACATCCAGAAAAGCTGGAATAACTCTCCCTACTTAATATTCCAAATCACTGGGTTCCAGCAGGAGATTTCAAAGGATTTTTGGCACTCAGCAGGgaacagaagcattttttttctcccagctcaAAGAGAGAGGAGGTGAGATAACACTTCTGACAGCTTGAGACCACACCACATCTTAGGAAACTCTTCCAGCTCTGAAAtccttttccttgggaaaaaaaaaaaaatcctgaataatGGGAATTGGTTTTCATGGGATCACAGCTGCACCCCAAGGTGGgagggtgggattttggagctcccagtaacaccagtatGCCCAGTATGAGGGTGTCAGGCTCTCTATAAAACTCTTTCCTCCTGCTTCATTATAGCTCCATGTTAATTGTAGTTAATTGCTCCACTGGGCTAATTGTAGCACAGCAGCTGGCAGTGTTCACaccaaaaataatccaaatgaAAGCAGCAAACAGAACCAATAATGCAGCAGtggaaaagggaacaaaagCAGAACAGGAGATGATCCAATCCCAGCTGCACTGACCCTGAAAGTACAAATGCCCCATTAATTTAAGGGATGAGAAATGTCAGGGCTCAGCTGGCCAGCACCATACACCTCTTGtttaaaactcattttcttaatttcatcTCATCAGAGCTCCCATTTCTCCTGCCATAAAGGTTTCCTGCCCAATTTCATGGATCACCTCCCAAATCCATTACTGAGAGCCACAACACACCAACGTGCCCAGAGCAGGAACCTCCAGAACTTTCCTTCCCAAAGCCCCTGCAGGCAGCTTTTACCCAAAACTATTAAAAACAGCTTCCCAAAGCCCCTGCAGGCAGCTTTTACCCAAAACTATTAAAAACAAGTTCCCAAGGACATTTCCCTTAGTGCTGTTCCCCACAGGGATCAGCATCACCAGCAGTGCCCCTGCATGTCTCAGTGTCCAATTAActcagaattccaggaaaaattcctgtgcttatgaaattttaaaatctcaaacaagttcccttttttattattatttttttttttattttaatgttttctcaTCATTGCAACTCAGCCATAATCTAAAATTCTTACTTTGGATGCTCCACTTCTAAATTTAATTCCCTAATCATTTGGAAGTTAGGGGGGAAATCCACATAACTACTTAAGCCACGGTAAAAGGATACCAGCAGGTGTAGAAGAGTCAGCAGAAGCACAAGAACAGCAAATTACACTCGGGCAGCACCAGTGAGAGCCAAAACTGGGACAATTCTCCCAGATGAATTGCTGCACCCCAGGGCACAGACGTGGACAAGTGGCCACGTGCCAGGCTGAGCACTGAAATTAAAGCAGAACAGGCAGATTTGTAAATGAAATATCACAGAACATGGAATAATTAACTGAATCACACAGAATGATCAAGATTCATGCAGCAAAAGCAGGCCTGTCCTCTCACCTCTACCCAAatcatttcaattattttccctCAAACAGCAGCTTTATCCTGAAATCCTACCACAAACTGAAAACTCAGGAAAAAGTCAGGAGCAAAGCTGGACTCCTCTGAAAGTGCAGATTCTCAGATCCAACATCATCCAACCCAAAACAGCCCTGCTGCAAGCTtggtggggaatggggaatggaggagctgaattaatgaaaacaatGGCAGGAAATTGAGAATTCGGTGTTTGTGAGCTGACAAGGGAGGTGATGCTGGATCTGAGTTTGTCCCAcggctccagcagggaaagataaaaggaaattagCTCCTCTTCACTCTATCCTCACACAGCAAGGAAAACCCAGCCTGCACTGAACAAAGCCCCCCAATCAAATTGTCCTTCACATTCCTTGCAACAAGCAATTTTTATCTGAATTGGAGCAGCCCAAATCCTGAGAATATCTCCAGGCAATTTCCATGGGAACTCCCTGGCTGGGAGGCTCTGATTCACGGGTGGAGGTCAGAATTAACTCCAAGAATTCCCACTTGTCatcatccctgcctgccccaccCTTATTTCAGCAGTTGCTCCATCAGGACAGGTAAGAGCTGATAAACTCTGCTGATCCTGGGATTTCAGTACAGCCAGGACAgctttttttactgaaataagGAGGTTCAAGCTCAAAATCAGCTGTGGAAATTGTTTTATGTGGCCTGATGTAAGTTTTAGCCCTCCTCAATTACCCACACACATTAGTCTGGGTTTAAAGGTGAAATTAAAACCATCTGCATCAAAATAAATCTCAGTGCTGGAATATGCTCAGGCAAGAGGAAAAGTCAGGAAGCAGGACaaagaggagaggggaaataCCCACATGATGGAAAACAGATTAAATCTGGCAAATctacattacaaaaaaaaaaaaaatcagattctgcttttcttccaatGACTGAGCAaagagggaggagatgaaggtcGATTTTGGCAGGGTCAGGAATAGATCCATTGGCAGCCAGGGTGCTGCTCCCGTTATTTTTTCTGGCAGCTCCCATCTTTGCTTTGCAATCATGGAGTAAATCAGAAATATCTCTTTATTTCAAGGTCATACCCAAGGATGAGTTACACTGTGAATTTTTAGGAACTTTGGGTACTTAATAAAAAGGAATAGGGGGAGAAAATGCAGGTAAAATGTTCATCGTGGGGAATTTGGCACGAAACAAGTGTTTAGGATAAAGCATGGAGAGGGTTGGGAGGGGATTGCAGCACCGCAATTAAAGCTGGGGAGCAACAGCCTCACccatggggctggcagaggaaagggcttccagcagctccttgcatTTCCCACAGCCACAATTGCACAAGAGAGAAGCCTCACTGAGGCAGTAATTATCTGTAAATGCACAGAGATTCGGTGATTTATGGAGGAGCAGCTCAAACAAAGATGCTGTAAATGAATTTGACACATCCAGCTCTGGACATGGTGCCTTGCTCAGGGGGAGTTTGGGACACGTCTGGTATTTCATTTCAGCTAAATAATACATCCCAAGAAGTTTTCTCTGCATAtttttgatttccttttccaaGTTTGTCCCCACATAAGAATGAAGGTGAAATGAAGTGGAACCAGACTGGTGCTGAGGTGTGGGTACCTAAACCCAGCAGTCTGTGCTGCCTCAGGCTTGGTGTGGACAcatcaaaaaattccaaatgtTTCCTGTGCCCAATCCTTCCACAGCTGGCTACAGCTGCCTCATGTGCTATCCAATAACCTGAGGTAATTGCTACCCAaattttggctgattttgaTATCCAAAAGCTCTTCCTTATCACAGATGTATTTTAGTGGCACCAAAATACCTCAGAGCCCCACACCCAGAACTGAAAATTGGGGAGGAATCCTCTCCTGGGGGGgtgggaggccctggcacagagaagctgtggctgatCCAAccctgaagtgtccaaagccaggctggaacaacctgggatggtggaaagtgtccccatggtggcactggatgggctttaaggtcccttccaacccaaaccactcctcTCCAATCCCCCCCATCCATTCCAGACTCGGGCACTGAAACAACCCCTGGCTCTGTGGCctcttttcctcaaaaaatctTCAATTGCCAAACGAGCATCACTGGGCTCATCtctcacagaaatgcagatactcgtaaataaataatgagctgcagcaccgggaTCAGCTCGGGAATTTCCACTCCCTTGGCCATGCAGGGAGCCCTGGTTTTGCAATGTTCTGGCTGAGCAGGACCTGCACAAACTCCTTTTCTCAGGGATGTGTCAGATCCAGGTCGTGCCTGTGCCAGCGAGGTGGGAGCGGTGGGGAAGATCCATCCCCCGACAATTGCGACATCTCCCCCCGGGAATTTATCTCGCTGAACGGCTGTAACAAATGGCACCGGGGAGGATGGAgcaagcaaaaggaaataatgaataattaaGAAGGAGTTAATTGTCGTTTCATTCAGcaaattgcatttatttcagcACATCTGGGAAGATGTTTAATGCTAAAATGTCCCAGTGGCCTGGTGAAGTCCTGGGTGCACAGAGAGTCCCTGCCCttatcctcctcctccttctcctcctttttccatGGGTTCCTTCCCTGACTGTTTAAGCATTCCTCATTCACTGAACTGTATTTTTGGCATTTTCCCTGGTTTTGTCTCCAGCCAGCCAGATTGTGgcaaggaaattcaggaaagtGAAGTCTGGGAGTGTCAACTCTACCCATAATTTTTATGTGCAGCTTTTGAACAGGAATaatgtgcaaaatatttttacctgCACATCGCTCATCTCACACTCTCTCAGAGTGAAAACTACACTCATTCTCCTGATCACAGGATTACAAAATGAttgaaaagatggaaaagatttccaagatcatcaagtccaagccACTAAACCATACCCAAAATGCCACATCCAGTGTTGtttgaacacttgcagggatgtgGCTCCACCACtaccctgggcagcccattccaatgcttaaccACTCCTTTATTGAATGAATTCTCCTGATATCCACCCTGACCCTCTCCTGGTGCCCACACctgtcctctcccagcagctctcagctcacCCCACCTCTCTCCAGGATTCCTTTAATGGGATGAGATGTTTTCACTGGGACACGGAAGATTTACCAAAGGCAAGGGGAAAGCAAACAGCGCCTGTACAATCGTCCTCAGATCCCTCTCATGTTCTGATAAGCAAATATTTACCTTTATAAAGCAATTATTTCTTAGTCTGAGGTTCATGCCTAGTGCAGCCTGGTAACAAACACACCAGGACTAAAGCAACAcctcctggctgctgtccaTGCTCTGCCTTAAAGCAAAACCTTTGCCATGGTTGTCCAGTTATCAAGGAAGGATAAGCCATGATGTTTGAGTTACCACAATTTCAGAGAATCCCAGagtcccaggatggtttgggtggaagggaaattaaatcccatcagggacaccttccattcTCACAgactgctccagccccaatgtccatcctggccttggacactgccagggatccagggacagccacagctgctctgggcacctgcgCCAGagcctcacagggaacaatttctccttcatatctaatctaaatctactttCATCAATCTGGGATGTCTCCTTGTTTGAGCAGCTCAATAcagtttgggttattttggtttataaAGGCTGCTAAGAAAAATCCCACTGTTTGTAAACCCATGACAGGCATAGCAG
This Catharus ustulatus isolate bCatUst1 chromosome 10, bCatUst1.pri.v2, whole genome shotgun sequence DNA region includes the following protein-coding sequences:
- the SPTSSB gene encoding serine palmitoyltransferase small subunit B, with the translated sequence MDVRRVKDYLYWLYYQYQLVTCSYVLEPWEQSMFHTITVTVLAMVVYTAYVFVPIHVRLALQFFSQIFGSQPESAVLN